From Streptomyces durmitorensis, a single genomic window includes:
- a CDS encoding SDR family NAD(P)-dependent oxidoreductase, with protein sequence MSSLTGKTALVTGGSRGIGAAIALRLAQDGADVAITYVNGEAAAHEVVAKIESAGRRGFAIRADAADPGDAAGAVERAADDLGRLDILVNNAGIGVLGPIGDLALSDVDRVLAVNVRSVFLASQAAAGRLADGGRIISTGSGLARFAGGPGATLYALSKAALVGMTKPLARELAGRGITVNVVHPGSIDTDMNPADGPYAEPQKAATALARFGSADEVASLVAYLAGDDAAFITGAELVVDGGYGA encoded by the coding sequence ATGTCTTCTCTGACCGGCAAGACGGCTCTGGTGACCGGCGGCAGCCGCGGCATCGGCGCGGCGATCGCGCTGCGGCTCGCACAGGACGGCGCCGATGTGGCCATCACGTACGTCAACGGCGAGGCCGCCGCTCATGAGGTCGTCGCCAAGATCGAGTCGGCGGGCCGCCGCGGTTTCGCCATCAGGGCCGACGCGGCCGACCCCGGGGACGCGGCGGGCGCGGTGGAGCGCGCGGCGGACGACCTGGGCCGCCTCGACATCCTGGTGAACAACGCGGGCATCGGAGTCCTCGGCCCCATAGGGGACTTGGCGCTCTCGGACGTCGACCGGGTGCTCGCCGTCAACGTACGTTCGGTCTTCCTGGCCTCGCAGGCGGCGGCCGGGAGGCTGGCCGACGGGGGCCGCATCATCTCCACCGGATCCGGGCTCGCGCGCTTCGCGGGTGGCCCTGGCGCGACGCTGTACGCGCTGAGCAAGGCGGCGCTCGTCGGCATGACCAAGCCGCTGGCCCGTGAGCTCGCGGGGCGGGGCATCACCGTGAACGTCGTGCACCCGGGCTCGATCGACACGGACATGAACCCGGCCGACGGGCCCTACGCCGAGCCCCAGAAGGCGGCGACGGCGCTCGCCCGATTCGGCTCGGCGGACGAGGTGGCCTCGCTCGTCGCCTATCTCGCGGGAGACGACGCGGCGTTCATCACGGGCGCGGAGCTGGTGGTGGACGGCGGCTACGGAGCCTGA
- the alc gene encoding allantoicase, producing MTAIPSFTGDASPYGGGDPYADYRTADFPFTQYANLADRQLGAGVIAANDEFFAMRENLLLAHDAVFDPEHFGHKGKVMDGWETRRRRGVSGEHPWPTADDHDWALVRLGAPGVVRGIVIDTAHFRGNYPQAVSVQGANVEGSPTPDELLADDVKWTTLVPRTAVGGHAANGFAVDVEQRFTHLRVNQHPDGGIARLRVYGEVVADPKWLATLGTFDVLALENGGQVEDASDRFYSPATNTIQPGRSRKMDDGWETRRRRDNGNDWIRYQLVAQSEIRAVEIDTAYLKGNSAGWAALSVRDGESGEWVEALPRTRLQPDTNHRFVLDAPVVGTHVRIDIFPDGGISRLHLFGSLTEAGASRLTARHQELGG from the coding sequence GTGACGGCGATACCCAGCTTCACCGGCGACGCGAGCCCCTACGGCGGCGGCGACCCGTACGCGGACTACCGCACCGCCGACTTCCCCTTCACCCAGTACGCGAACCTCGCGGACCGGCAGCTCGGCGCGGGCGTGATCGCCGCCAACGACGAGTTCTTCGCTATGCGCGAGAACCTGCTCCTGGCGCACGACGCCGTCTTCGACCCGGAGCACTTCGGGCACAAGGGCAAGGTCATGGACGGCTGGGAGACCCGCCGCCGCCGTGGCGTCTCCGGTGAGCACCCGTGGCCCACCGCTGACGACCACGACTGGGCGCTCGTACGCCTCGGCGCCCCCGGCGTCGTCCGCGGCATCGTCATCGACACCGCCCACTTCCGCGGCAACTACCCGCAGGCCGTCTCGGTCCAGGGCGCCAACGTCGAGGGCTCGCCGACCCCCGATGAGCTCCTCGCGGACGACGTGAAGTGGACGACTCTCGTGCCCCGCACGGCAGTCGGCGGCCACGCGGCCAACGGCTTCGCCGTCGACGTCGAGCAGCGCTTCACGCACCTGCGCGTCAACCAGCACCCGGACGGCGGCATCGCGCGCCTGCGGGTGTACGGCGAGGTCGTCGCCGACCCCAAGTGGCTCGCCACGCTCGGCACGTTCGACGTGCTCGCCCTGGAGAACGGCGGCCAGGTCGAGGACGCGTCCGACCGCTTCTACTCCCCGGCCACCAACACCATCCAGCCGGGCCGCTCCCGCAAGATGGACGACGGCTGGGAGACCCGCCGCCGCCGCGACAACGGCAACGACTGGATCCGCTACCAGCTCGTCGCCCAGTCCGAGATCCGCGCCGTCGAGATCGACACGGCGTACCTCAAGGGCAACTCGGCGGGCTGGGCCGCCCTTTCGGTCCGTGACGGCGAGAGCGGCGAGTGGGTCGAGGCGCTGCCCCGCACCCGTCTGCAGCCCGACACCAACCACCGCTTCGTCCTTGACGCCCCGGTCGTCGGCACGCACGTGCGCATCGACATCTTCCCGGACGGCGGCATCTCCCGGCTGCACCTCTTCGGTTCGCTCACCGAGGCGGGCGCGAGCCGTCTGACGGCACGTCACCAGGAGCTCGGCGGCTGA
- the allB gene encoding allantoinase AllB → MDVELVLRSTRVITPQGTRAASVTVSGGKIAAVLAHDADVPAGARIEDLGDDVLLPGIVDTHVHVNDPGRTEWEGFWTATRAAAAGGITTLVDMPLNSLPPTTTVDNLRTKQDVARTKAHIDVGFWGGALPDNVGDLKPLHDAGVYGFKCFLSPSGVDEFPHLDQDRLATSMAEIAGFGGLLIVHAEDPHELDAAPHKSGPKYTDYLDTRPRVSEDVAIEGLIGLAKRLGARVHVLHLSSSNALPLIAAAKREGVKLTVETCPHYLTLTAEEVPDGASEFKCCPPIREAANQDLLWDALDDGTIDCIVTDHSPSTADLKTDDFATAWGGISGLQLSLPAIWTEARKRGHSLEDVVRWMSTRTSELVGLDQKGAIEAGRDADFAVLAPDETFTVDPAELQHRNRVTAYAGKTLSGVVKSTWLRGERILHGGEFSEPAGRLLERKN, encoded by the coding sequence GTGGACGTAGAACTGGTGCTGCGCTCGACCCGCGTGATCACCCCGCAGGGAACCCGCGCCGCGTCGGTCACGGTCTCCGGGGGGAAGATCGCGGCCGTGCTCGCGCACGACGCCGACGTACCGGCCGGGGCCAGGATCGAGGACCTCGGCGACGACGTCCTGCTGCCCGGGATCGTCGACACGCACGTCCATGTGAACGACCCGGGCCGCACGGAGTGGGAGGGCTTCTGGACCGCCACCCGTGCCGCCGCCGCCGGTGGCATCACCACCCTCGTCGACATGCCGCTCAACTCCCTGCCGCCGACCACCACGGTCGACAACCTGCGGACGAAGCAGGACGTCGCCCGCACCAAGGCGCACATCGACGTCGGCTTCTGGGGCGGCGCCCTGCCCGACAACGTCGGCGACCTCAAGCCCCTGCACGACGCCGGCGTCTACGGCTTCAAGTGCTTCCTCTCGCCGTCGGGCGTCGACGAGTTCCCGCACCTCGACCAGGACCGGCTCGCCACCTCCATGGCGGAGATCGCGGGCTTCGGCGGACTGCTCATCGTGCACGCCGAGGACCCGCACGAGCTGGACGCCGCCCCGCACAAGAGCGGCCCCAAGTACACGGACTACCTGGACACCCGGCCGCGTGTCTCCGAGGACGTCGCGATCGAGGGCCTCATCGGGCTCGCCAAGCGGCTCGGCGCCCGTGTCCACGTACTGCACCTGTCGTCGTCGAACGCGCTGCCCCTGATCGCCGCCGCCAAGCGCGAGGGCGTCAAGCTCACCGTCGAGACCTGCCCGCACTACCTCACGCTCACCGCCGAGGAAGTCCCGGACGGCGCGAGCGAGTTCAAGTGCTGCCCGCCCATCCGCGAGGCCGCCAACCAGGACCTGCTCTGGGACGCGCTGGACGACGGCACCATCGACTGCATCGTGACGGACCACTCGCCGTCCACCGCAGACCTCAAGACCGACGACTTCGCGACCGCGTGGGGCGGCATCTCCGGGCTCCAGCTCAGCCTCCCCGCGATCTGGACCGAGGCCCGCAAGCGCGGCCACAGCCTCGAGGACGTGGTGCGCTGGATGTCGACGCGCACCTCCGAACTGGTCGGACTCGACCAGAAGGGCGCCATCGAGGCCGGCCGCGACGCCGACTTCGCGGTCCTCGCGCCCGACGAGACCTTCACCGTGGACCCCGCGGAGCTGCAGCACCGGAACCGAGTCACGGCGTACGCGGGCAAGACCCTCAGCGGCGTCGTGAAGTCCACCTGGCTGCGCGGCGAACGCATCCTGCACGGCGGCGAGTTCAGCGAACCCGCAGGCCGACTTCTGGAAAGGAAGAACTGA
- a CDS encoding IclR family transcriptional regulator → MPTSSASDASTEVAASKPPAASGGVQSLERAFDLLERMADAGGEVGLSELSASSGLPLPTIHRLMRTLVACGYVRQQPNRRYSLGPRLIRLGESASRLLGTWARPYLARLVEETGETANMALLDGDEIVYVAQVPSKHSMRMFTEVGRRVLPHSTGVGKALLAHTPPEEVRALLARTGMPAATEKTITTPEGFLDALEEVRKAGFAVDDNEQEIGVRCLAVSVPNSPTAAAISISGPAGRVTEAAVEKIVPVLQEVAVELSAALASSGPAA, encoded by the coding sequence GTGCCGACGTCAAGCGCCAGCGACGCCTCCACCGAAGTCGCCGCCTCCAAGCCGCCCGCTGCCAGCGGTGGTGTCCAGTCCCTTGAGCGCGCCTTCGACCTCCTCGAACGGATGGCGGACGCCGGAGGCGAGGTCGGCCTGAGCGAGCTCTCCGCCAGCAGCGGCCTTCCGCTCCCCACGATCCACCGCCTGATGCGCACCCTGGTCGCCTGCGGCTACGTACGCCAGCAGCCCAACCGCCGCTACTCCCTCGGCCCGCGCCTGATCCGCCTCGGCGAATCGGCCTCGCGCCTCCTCGGCACCTGGGCGCGCCCCTACCTCGCGCGCCTGGTCGAGGAGACCGGCGAGACGGCGAACATGGCGCTGCTCGACGGCGACGAGATCGTGTACGTCGCGCAGGTGCCGTCCAAGCACTCCATGCGGATGTTCACCGAGGTGGGCCGCCGGGTCCTGCCCCACTCCACGGGCGTCGGCAAGGCACTCCTCGCCCACACCCCGCCGGAGGAGGTACGGGCCCTGCTCGCCCGCACCGGCATGCCCGCGGCCACGGAGAAGACGATCACCACGCCCGAGGGTTTCCTCGACGCGCTGGAGGAGGTCCGCAAGGCGGGCTTCGCGGTCGACGACAACGAACAGGAGATCGGGGTGCGCTGCCTGGCGGTCTCGGTCCCGAACTCCCCCACGGCGGCGGCCATTTCGATCTCGGGCCCGGCGGGCCGCGTGACCGAGGCCGCGGTGGAGAAGATCGTGCCGGTGCTGCAGGAGGTGGCGGTGGAGCTGTCGGCCGCGCTGGCCAGTTCGGGGCCTGCGGCGTAG
- a CDS encoding response regulator, translating to MPEPIRLLLADDHPVVRAGLRAVLDTEPDFAVVAEAATAEVAVSLAATGGFDVVLMDLQFGAGMHGAQATAAITAVAGAPRVLVLTTYDTDADILAAVEAGAAGYLLKDAPPEELAAAVRTAAAGQSALAPAIAHRLMDRMRAPGEALTGRELEVLRLVREGLSNQEVSKRLFLSQATVKSHLVHIYAKLGVDSRTAAVAVATARGLIRGGAHR from the coding sequence GTGCCGGAGCCCATCCGGCTGCTCCTCGCCGACGACCACCCGGTCGTGCGCGCCGGGCTGCGTGCGGTGCTCGACACCGAGCCCGACTTCGCCGTGGTGGCCGAGGCGGCGACGGCGGAGGTCGCGGTGTCGCTCGCCGCGACCGGCGGCTTCGACGTCGTCCTGATGGATCTTCAGTTCGGGGCAGGGATGCACGGGGCGCAGGCCACGGCAGCGATCACCGCCGTGGCGGGGGCGCCGCGGGTGCTCGTCCTGACGACGTACGACACGGACGCCGACATCCTCGCCGCGGTCGAGGCGGGCGCGGCGGGCTATCTCCTGAAGGACGCGCCGCCGGAGGAGCTCGCCGCGGCGGTGCGGACCGCGGCCGCGGGGCAGTCCGCGCTCGCGCCGGCGATCGCGCATCGGCTGATGGACCGGATGCGGGCGCCCGGGGAGGCCTTGACCGGGCGGGAGTTGGAGGTGCTGCGGCTGGTGCGGGAGGGGCTTTCCAACCAGGAGGTCAGCAAGCGGCTCTTCCTGAGCCAGGCCACCGTGAAGTCCCATCTGGTGCACATCTACGCGAAGCTGGGGGTCGATTCGCGTACGGCGGCGGTGGCCGTGGCCACGGCGCGTGGGCTGATCCGGGGCGGCGCGCACCGTTGA
- a CDS encoding sensor histidine kinase → MAPSRLPSRTTPVALALRLCLHGLFAGLLALALVRAVADGVSQGGGAVVGVVVAMGGVYAAGTLSPAVARSQRAAAGWLAALGVCWAALLVLSPDGLWTAFPLYFLQLHLLPLRWALPAVGLTAAAAIASFVLHGSPMSPGSFIGPLLGAAMAIATVLGYEALYRESERRRQLIDELMATRAELAAAERTAGTLAERERLAREIHDTLAQGLSSIQLLLRAAQRALPAGAPAAPHIEQARAAAQDNLAEARRFVRALSPPDLEHGSLAGALERLSASASAASGSPGSDVHVQFTVSGTPTELPTPYEVALLRTAQSALANTVRHAGAGRAEITLSFMETSVSLDVVDDGRGFDPASAPRGSGEGRDDGGFGLPAMRARARSLGGTLSVESAPGQGTAVAVTLPLPTAAVPKAGAPKAGVPRAAVTTAAVATGTVPAGAGPTEAVL, encoded by the coding sequence ATGGCCCCCTCCCGACTCCCTTCCCGGACCACCCCCGTGGCTCTGGCCCTGCGCCTCTGTCTGCACGGGCTGTTCGCCGGGCTGCTTGCGCTTGCCCTGGTGCGGGCCGTGGCCGACGGGGTGTCCCAGGGCGGCGGTGCCGTCGTGGGAGTGGTGGTTGCCATGGGAGGCGTCTACGCGGCGGGCACGCTCAGCCCGGCCGTGGCGCGGTCGCAGCGCGCGGCGGCCGGGTGGCTCGCGGCGCTCGGCGTGTGCTGGGCGGCGCTGCTCGTGCTGTCGCCGGACGGGCTGTGGACGGCCTTCCCCCTCTACTTCCTGCAGCTGCATCTGCTGCCCTTGCGCTGGGCCCTGCCCGCGGTCGGGCTGACCGCCGCTGCCGCCATCGCCAGCTTCGTGCTGCACGGCTCTCCGATGTCCCCCGGCAGCTTCATCGGGCCGCTGCTCGGCGCGGCCATGGCGATCGCCACGGTCCTCGGGTACGAGGCGCTGTACCGGGAGAGCGAGCGGCGCCGGCAGCTGATCGACGAGCTCATGGCCACCCGGGCCGAACTCGCCGCCGCCGAGCGGACCGCGGGCACCCTCGCCGAGCGCGAGCGCCTCGCCCGCGAGATCCACGACACGCTCGCGCAGGGGCTCTCCTCCATCCAGCTCCTGCTGCGCGCCGCGCAACGCGCGCTGCCCGCGGGAGCGCCCGCCGCGCCGCACATCGAGCAGGCCCGTGCCGCCGCACAGGACAACCTCGCGGAGGCACGGCGCTTCGTGCGGGCCCTCAGCCCGCCGGACCTGGAGCACGGCTCGCTGGCCGGAGCGCTGGAACGGCTCTCCGCGTCCGCGTCCGCCGCATCCGGCTCGCCCGGCTCGGACGTCCACGTCCAGTTCACGGTGAGCGGCACACCCACCGAGCTGCCGACCCCGTACGAAGTCGCGCTGCTCCGCACCGCTCAGTCCGCCCTCGCGAATACGGTCCGGCACGCGGGCGCGGGGCGCGCCGAGATCACGCTCAGCTTCATGGAGACGTCGGTGTCCCTGGACGTGGTCGACGACGGGCGGGGCTTCGATCCGGCGTCCGCGCCGCGCGGGAGCGGGGAGGGCCGCGACGACGGGGGCTTCGGGCTGCCCGCGATGCGGGCGCGGGCCCGGTCGCTCGGCGGGACGCTGAGCGTGGAGTCGGCGCCGGGGCAGGGGACGGCCGTCGCGGTCACGCTGCCGCTTCCGACCGCAGCAGTTCCGAAGGCAGGAGCTCCGAAGGCAGGAGTTCCGAGGGCAGCCGTAACGACCGCAGCCGTTGCCACGGGGACCGTTCCGGCGGGAGCCGGTCCGACGGAGGCCGTGCTGTGA
- a CDS encoding ABC transporter permease, producing the protein MFVAWRDLRFAKGRFALMGAVVVLITLLVGLLSGLTAGLARENTSAITGLPADHLAFAAPPPGQSASFTSSQVEQRAWESWTRQPGVRSAEPIGISTLNATAGDRSAAVSAFGVEPDSGIAPKGLAPGEAVLSEKAAADLGVGPGDTVRLGGSGVEERVARVASDASYSHTPVVWTALDDWQGLGHRGTSMDEQATVIALRTGSGFDLAAGDEAAGTETKSLDGALTAIGSYQAENGSLQLMRGFLFVISALVIGAFFTVWTIQRAGDIAVLKALGASTPYLLRDALGQAVLMLAAGTALGTGIAALVGSAISGGDVPFVLDPPTVLWPAAVMIALGALGAGLSVRRITAVDPLTALGSAR; encoded by the coding sequence ATGTTCGTCGCATGGAGAGACCTTCGGTTCGCCAAGGGGCGGTTCGCCCTGATGGGAGCCGTCGTCGTGCTCATCACTCTGCTCGTGGGGCTGCTTTCCGGGCTCACGGCCGGGCTCGCGAGGGAGAACACCTCAGCGATCACCGGCCTCCCCGCCGACCACCTCGCCTTCGCCGCGCCGCCGCCCGGCCAGTCCGCCTCCTTCACCAGCTCCCAGGTGGAACAGCGCGCCTGGGAGTCCTGGACGCGACAGCCTGGCGTACGGTCCGCCGAGCCCATCGGCATCAGCACCCTCAACGCCACCGCGGGCGACCGCTCGGCCGCGGTATCCGCCTTCGGGGTCGAACCGGACTCCGGTATCGCGCCGAAAGGCCTCGCACCGGGTGAGGCCGTGCTCTCCGAGAAGGCCGCTGCGGACCTGGGCGTCGGCCCCGGGGACACGGTGCGGCTCGGCGGCAGCGGGGTCGAGGAGCGGGTCGCGCGGGTCGCGTCGGACGCCTCGTACAGCCATACCCCTGTCGTGTGGACCGCGCTCGACGACTGGCAGGGGCTCGGCCACCGGGGTACGTCGATGGACGAGCAGGCCACGGTCATCGCGCTGCGGACCGGCAGCGGGTTCGATCTCGCCGCCGGGGACGAGGCGGCGGGCACGGAGACGAAGTCCCTCGACGGCGCGCTGACGGCCATCGGCTCCTACCAGGCGGAGAACGGTTCGCTGCAGCTCATGCGCGGCTTCCTCTTCGTCATCTCCGCGCTCGTCATAGGAGCGTTCTTCACGGTGTGGACGATTCAACGCGCCGGTGACATCGCGGTGTTGAAGGCGCTGGGCGCGTCCACTCCTTACCTGCTCAGGGACGCACTCGGTCAGGCGGTGCTGATGCTCGCCGCCGGGACCGCCCTGGGGACGGGGATCGCCGCGCTCGTCGGTTCCGCGATCAGCGGCGGCGACGTCCCCTTCGTCCTCGATCCGCCGACCGTGCTGTGGCCCGCCGCCGTGATGATCGCCCTCGGGGCGTTGGGCGCGGGCCTGTCCGTCCGGCGGATCACCGCCGTAGATCCGCTGACCGCGCTGGGGAGTGCCCGATGA
- a CDS encoding ABC transporter ATP-binding protein: MSLTLEDITLTYADGEGRLTALDGVGLDVPAGTLTAVVGPSGSGKSSLLAVAATLVTPDRGRVVVGGTETGALSAAERAELRRRRMGIVFQQPNLLASLTALEQVELMARIDGRGRGRGRGRSGEVRERARELLDTVGLAGLAHRRPHQLSGGQRQRVGIARALMNEPAVLLVDEPTSALDHERGAAVLELLGRLTREWGTATVLVTHDRERLSFADRVVELVDGRVGVASVS, from the coding sequence ATGAGTCTGACCCTCGAAGACATCACGCTGACGTACGCGGACGGCGAGGGGCGGCTCACGGCGCTCGACGGGGTCGGGCTCGACGTCCCCGCCGGGACCCTGACGGCGGTCGTCGGCCCGTCCGGCTCCGGGAAGTCCAGCCTGCTGGCGGTGGCGGCGACGCTGGTCACCCCGGACCGGGGCCGGGTGGTGGTCGGAGGTACGGAGACGGGTGCGCTGTCGGCGGCCGAGCGGGCGGAGCTGCGGCGGCGGAGGATGGGGATCGTCTTCCAGCAGCCGAATCTGCTGGCGTCGCTGACCGCGCTTGAACAGGTGGAACTGATGGCGCGCATCGACGGGCGCGGACGGGGACGCGGACGCGGACGCTCCGGCGAGGTACGGGAGCGGGCGCGGGAGCTCCTGGACACCGTGGGCCTTGCGGGGCTCGCACACAGGCGCCCGCATCAGCTGTCGGGCGGCCAGCGCCAACGGGTCGGCATCGCACGGGCGTTGATGAACGAACCGGCGGTGCTCCTGGTCGATGAGCCGACCAGCGCGCTGGATCACGAGCGGGGCGCGGCGGTCCTCGAGCTCCTCGGGCGGCTCACGCGGGAGTGGGGGACGGCAACGGTCCTGGTCACGCACGACCGGGAACGCTTGTCTTTCGCCGACCGGGTGGTGGAGTTGGTGGACGGGAGGGTGGGGGTCGCGAGCGTCTCCTAG
- a CDS encoding universal stress protein, with the protein MGARVVVGVSGSPASLAALRVGVEEARRAGRVLVAMIAWEPPEGEGLYARRPDRAWARHWEAEARGRLDRAFEEVFGGAPEGVVVERWVVRGAAGRAVCDFAGAAEDLVVLGARKGWGWGRGRVRRYVQGRAGCRVMVVPGPVVPRGMRRALRKARPEDFSPGPPFRELPASGVCGWR; encoded by the coding sequence GTGGGAGCGCGGGTCGTCGTGGGGGTGAGCGGGTCGCCGGCGAGTCTGGCGGCGTTGCGGGTGGGCGTGGAGGAGGCGCGGAGGGCCGGTCGTGTGCTGGTCGCGATGATCGCGTGGGAGCCGCCGGAGGGGGAGGGGCTGTACGCGCGGCGCCCGGACCGGGCGTGGGCCCGGCACTGGGAGGCGGAGGCCCGGGGGCGGCTCGACCGGGCGTTTGAGGAGGTGTTCGGCGGGGCGCCGGAGGGGGTCGTGGTGGAGCGGTGGGTGGTACGGGGCGCTGCGGGGCGGGCGGTGTGCGACTTCGCCGGGGCGGCGGAGGATCTTGTCGTCCTGGGTGCGCGAAAAGGGTGGGGGTGGGGGCGGGGAAGGGTGCGTCGATACGTGCAGGGGCGTGCGGGGTGCCGGGTCATGGTGGTGCCGGGGCCTGTTGTGCCGCGGGGCATGCGAAGGGCACTGCGAAAGGCCAGACCGGAGGATTTCTCCCCGGGCCCACCCTTTCGCGAACTCCCGGCTTCGGGGGTTTGTGGCTGGCGTTGA
- a CDS encoding PLP-dependent aminotransferase family protein produces the protein MADVRVVHEVDRRLGSRQLSQLVTGTAGDHPGYRALAHDIRTLLLDGRIPLHTRLPAERELATALGVSRATVTAAYDLLREGGYARSRRGAGTWTELPDGRRPSSVAAFPAGDGMLDLAVAAPGAPEAELTDALAAAAAALPRHASTPGYHPYGLPELREAVAERFTRRGLPTLPDQILITTGAQHALSLTLSLLGRPGDRILVENPSYPNALDAIRRAGLRPTPVPVTDTGWDTDLVESTLRQAAPRMAYLVPDFQNPTGRLMPREQRVRILETARATGTWLVIDETIADIALDGPAPAPFASLAPHGVGEQVVTVGSLSKTHWGGLRIGWVRAGSRLITELATARVPSDMSTPVIEQLVALHLMGSMDDVLRDRLPRLRAQRDALGASLAHHLPEWRWRTPPGGLSFWVDLGRPVASALARAVLAHGVRIEGGARFGADPGTHEHRLRIPYTLPAASGEEAVRRLAAALGGDMGHEATGSPRHWVA, from the coding sequence ATGGCAGACGTACGCGTGGTCCATGAAGTGGACCGGCGGCTCGGCAGCAGGCAGCTGTCCCAGCTGGTGACCGGTACCGCCGGCGACCACCCCGGCTACCGCGCCCTCGCCCACGACATCCGCACCCTCCTCCTGGACGGCCGCATCCCCCTGCACACCCGGCTCCCCGCGGAGCGCGAGCTCGCCACGGCACTCGGTGTCAGCCGGGCCACCGTCACCGCCGCGTACGACCTCCTGCGCGAGGGCGGCTACGCCCGCAGCAGGCGCGGCGCGGGCACCTGGACCGAGCTGCCCGACGGGCGCCGCCCCTCCAGCGTGGCCGCGTTCCCGGCAGGCGACGGGATGCTCGACCTGGCGGTGGCCGCCCCCGGCGCACCCGAGGCGGAGCTGACCGACGCGCTCGCCGCCGCGGCCGCCGCACTCCCCCGGCACGCCTCGACACCGGGCTACCACCCTTACGGGCTACCGGAGTTGAGAGAGGCCGTCGCCGAGCGCTTCACGCGGCGAGGTCTGCCCACTCTCCCCGACCAGATTCTGATCACCACCGGCGCCCAGCACGCGCTGTCCCTCACCCTCTCCCTGCTCGGCAGGCCCGGCGACCGCATCCTGGTCGAGAACCCCTCGTACCCGAACGCTCTCGACGCGATCCGCCGCGCAGGGCTGCGCCCCACTCCCGTGCCGGTCACGGACACCGGCTGGGACACCGACCTCGTCGAGTCGACGCTCCGTCAGGCCGCGCCCCGCATGGCCTACTTGGTGCCCGACTTCCAGAACCCGACGGGCCGCCTGATGCCCAGGGAGCAGCGCGTACGCATCCTGGAGACCGCCCGCGCCACCGGCACCTGGCTCGTGATCGACGAGACGATCGCCGACATCGCCCTGGACGGGCCCGCCCCCGCGCCCTTCGCCTCGCTGGCCCCGCACGGCGTGGGCGAGCAGGTCGTCACCGTCGGGTCGTTGAGCAAGACGCACTGGGGCGGGCTGCGCATCGGCTGGGTACGGGCGGGCTCACGGCTCATCACGGAGCTGGCGACCGCGCGCGTCCCCTCCGACATGTCGACCCCGGTGATCGAGCAGCTCGTCGCGCTGCATCTGATGGGCAGCATGGACGACGTACTGCGCGACCGGCTGCCGCGCCTGCGCGCCCAGCGGGACGCGCTCGGCGCCTCGCTCGCCCACCATCTCCCCGAGTGGCGCTGGCGGACGCCGCCGGGCGGCCTGTCGTTCTGGGTGGACCTGGGCCGCCCGGTCGCGTCGGCCCTGGCCCGTGCGGTGCTCGCCCACGGCGTACGCATCGAGGGCGGCGCCCGCTTCGGCGCGGACCCCGGCACGCACGAGCACCGGCTGCGGATTCCCTACACACTGCCCGCGGCATCGGGCGAGGAGGCCGTCCGGCGCCTTGCCGCCGCGCTCGGCGGGGACATGGGCCACGAAGCCACCGGCAGTCCCCGGCACTGGGTCGCCTGA
- a CDS encoding DUF5955 family protein: MLRSVGQRQVTGSDEDPRVAELGTAVSRLRRELAAHPVEFPDRGIAEDELAALAAMALSGAPEVPRLRRSLLLVAGAIGSVSALATGLAAVRCAVELFGEPGAR; encoded by the coding sequence GTGTTGCGGAGCGTGGGGCAGAGGCAAGTGACCGGCAGTGATGAGGATCCGCGCGTCGCGGAGCTGGGCACCGCGGTGTCGCGGCTGCGCCGTGAGCTCGCCGCGCATCCGGTCGAGTTCCCGGACCGGGGCATCGCCGAGGACGAGCTCGCGGCCCTGGCCGCGATGGCGCTGAGCGGCGCCCCGGAGGTGCCGAGGCTGCGGCGGTCGCTGCTCCTTGTCGCGGGAGCGATCGGCTCCGTCAGCGCGCTGGCCACGGGCCTCGCGGCGGTGCGGTGTGCGGTGGAGCTCTTCGGGGAGCCCGGGGCCAGGTAA
- a CDS encoding nucleotidyltransferase family protein: MTNPMIAGLLLAAGGGRRLGGRPKALLDHQGRPLVEHAVRVLREGGCTRVHVVLGADADAVREKASLPGCVLIDNPEWAEGMGSSLRAGLASLREDAADADAALVSLVDQPGIGPAAVARVHAAYRSPATLAAAAYDGERGHPVLFGSDHWAGIAASAVGDRGARAYLKEHAAHIALVECGDVAQAYDIDTPADLIHLE; encoded by the coding sequence ATGACGAATCCGATGATCGCCGGGCTTCTCCTCGCGGCGGGCGGCGGGCGGCGCCTCGGCGGCCGCCCGAAGGCGCTCCTCGACCACCAGGGGCGCCCCCTCGTGGAGCACGCGGTCCGCGTACTGCGCGAGGGCGGGTGCACGCGCGTGCACGTGGTGCTCGGCGCGGACGCCGATGCCGTACGCGAGAAGGCCTCGCTCCCCGGCTGCGTACTGATCGACAACCCCGAGTGGGCGGAGGGGATGGGTTCGTCGCTGCGGGCGGGCCTCGCATCCCTGCGCGAGGATGCCGCCGACGCCGACGCCGCGCTCGTCTCGCTGGTCGACCAGCCGGGCATCGGCCCGGCCGCGGTGGCCCGCGTCCACGCCGCCTACCGCTCGCCCGCCACTCTCGCGGCGGCCGCGTACGACGGGGAGCGCGGGCACCCCGTGCTCTTCGGCTCGGACCACTGGGCGGGCATCGCGGCGAGCGCGGTGGGTGACCGCGGGGCGCGCGCCTATCTGAAGGAACACGCCGCGCACATCGCACTGGTCGAGTGCGGGGACGTGGCCCAGGCGTACGACATCGACACACCCGCCGACCTGATCCACCTTGAGTGA